A stretch of Natronococcus sp. CG52 DNA encodes these proteins:
- a CDS encoding digeranylgeranylglycerophospholipid reductase — MNERYDVVIAGAGPAGAQCARDLATRGYDVVVLETESEDEFPRQSNKSTAGTFPSMMASFGIPDDVVMQYTDKVVLESPSNHYVQEQSGAVLEFADFKRFLVEDGREDGAEYRFDARATAPIVEDDEPVGVTYNGDEEIYGEIVVDATGPAAPIAKKLDVSDLRRENHAIGIEYELEGIEVDRPGFADLHDAMMLRLDHNIAPGGYSWIFHTGEDTAKVGVCYLQNDSHEQYARDDFSIDDYLTHWLDTDPRFRNASRIEGKQHRGSAHLQMPGRIHTDRFMAIGDTVPTVDPLWGEGIHTCMKSGRMAAAAADSCLKHGNVEPTAENLDVYDSLWHKKVAPNVKRRLLMTQLLYLAENDRYDKFMADLHRLDEETLARANAGNPLAIAKLFGLEDASLLARFAKQQLDLELPW, encoded by the coding sequence ATGAACGAGCGTTACGATGTAGTAATCGCCGGGGCCGGTCCCGCCGGTGCCCAGTGCGCCCGCGACCTCGCGACGAGAGGCTACGACGTTGTGGTCCTCGAGACGGAGTCGGAAGACGAGTTCCCGCGCCAGAGCAACAAGTCGACGGCGGGGACGTTCCCGTCGATGATGGCCTCGTTCGGTATTCCCGACGACGTCGTGATGCAGTACACCGACAAGGTCGTCCTCGAGTCGCCCTCGAACCACTACGTCCAGGAACAGTCGGGCGCGGTCCTCGAGTTCGCGGACTTCAAGCGATTCCTCGTCGAAGACGGTCGCGAAGACGGCGCGGAGTACCGGTTCGACGCCCGTGCGACTGCCCCGATCGTCGAGGACGACGAACCCGTCGGCGTCACCTACAACGGCGACGAGGAGATCTACGGCGAGATCGTCGTCGACGCGACCGGACCGGCCGCGCCGATCGCGAAGAAACTCGACGTCAGCGACCTCCGGCGGGAGAACCACGCCATCGGCATCGAGTACGAACTGGAGGGGATCGAGGTCGACCGCCCCGGCTTCGCAGACCTCCACGACGCCATGATGCTCCGGCTGGATCACAACATCGCGCCCGGCGGCTACTCCTGGATCTTCCACACGGGCGAGGACACCGCCAAGGTCGGCGTCTGTTACCTGCAGAACGACAGCCACGAACAGTACGCTCGAGACGATTTCAGTATCGACGACTACCTCACTCACTGGCTCGACACCGACCCCCGATTCCGAAACGCGTCGCGAATCGAGGGCAAGCAACACCGCGGTTCGGCCCACCTCCAGATGCCGGGACGAATTCACACCGACCGCTTCATGGCGATCGGTGACACCGTCCCGACGGTCGACCCGCTGTGGGGCGAGGGGATCCACACGTGCATGAAGTCCGGCCGGATGGCCGCGGCCGCCGCCGACAGCTGTCTGAAACACGGCAACGTCGAGCCGACCGCCGAGAACCTCGACGTGTACGACTCGCTCTGGCACAAGAAGGTCGCCCCGAACGTCAAGCGGCGGCTGCTGATGACGCAACTGCTCTATCTGGCGGAGAACGACCGCTACGACAAGTTCATGGCCGACCTCCACCGCCTCGACGAGGAGACGCTGGCGAGGGCGAACGCCGGCAACCCGCTGGCGATTGCGAAGCTGTTCGGTCTCGAGGACGCCTCGCTGCTGGCCCGCTTCGCGAAACAGCAACTCGACCTCGAGCTACCGTGGTAA
- a CDS encoding DUF7344 domain-containing protein, protein MKSNVIDPDARSTSEGVSPTTVFKALSHSRRQHLLRYLVQKPGAVALGDVAEYIAIEEGELTRDRYERLLTGLCHTHVPHLTDAGLLRYDVDRETVSLQVESDSLVPYLELALSAPSE, encoded by the coding sequence ATGAAGTCCAACGTAATCGACCCCGACGCTCGTAGTACTTCCGAAGGAGTTTCCCCGACGACCGTGTTCAAGGCGCTATCCCATTCACGCCGTCAGCACCTGCTGCGGTATCTCGTCCAGAAACCGGGTGCGGTCGCCCTCGGGGACGTCGCCGAATACATCGCCATCGAGGAGGGAGAGCTGACGCGGGACCGCTACGAACGGCTTCTCACCGGTCTCTGTCACACCCACGTTCCGCACCTGACCGACGCCGGACTCCTCCGGTACGATGTCGACCGCGAGACGGTGTCGCTGCAGGTCGAGTCCGACTCGCTGGTCCCCTACCTCGAGCTCGCGCTGTCAGCCCCGTCCGAATAA
- a CDS encoding ZIP family metal transporter produces the protein MSLHQHLALVFVAGLVTALATGIGALPFFFFDGISDRRNVVLWGLASGIMISASVFGLLDEGVAEGTALQLLAGVLVGVALVVVARDILFDTDIDPREYEEADFKKLVLILGILTVHSFPEGVAIGVSFADLGLEDGVPFFGVTVPLLAIFMTVAISIHNVPEGTAISIPLSSLGVANWKLVWWAVFSSLPQPIGAVLAFAFVRYARELLPFGFGFAAGAMIYLVLSEFIPEALDVGRELPRGGKPELVAGILTGALVMAPLAFF, from the coding sequence ATGTCCCTTCACCAACACCTCGCGCTGGTGTTCGTCGCCGGACTCGTGACGGCGCTCGCAACCGGGATCGGCGCGCTTCCGTTCTTCTTCTTCGACGGGATCAGCGATCGTCGAAACGTCGTTCTCTGGGGGCTCGCGTCGGGGATCATGATCTCAGCGTCGGTGTTCGGCCTTCTGGATGAGGGGGTGGCCGAGGGAACGGCGCTACAACTCCTCGCCGGCGTCCTCGTCGGTGTCGCGCTCGTCGTCGTCGCGCGAGACATCCTCTTCGATACCGACATCGACCCCCGCGAGTACGAGGAGGCGGATTTCAAGAAACTCGTCCTCATCCTCGGAATCCTGACCGTCCACAGCTTTCCGGAGGGAGTCGCTATCGGCGTCTCCTTCGCCGACCTCGGTCTCGAGGACGGGGTACCGTTCTTCGGCGTCACGGTCCCGCTGCTCGCGATCTTCATGACGGTCGCGATCTCGATTCACAACGTTCCGGAGGGGACGGCGATTTCGATCCCGCTGTCGTCGCTGGGCGTCGCCAACTGGAAGCTGGTCTGGTGGGCGGTGTTCTCGAGTCTCCCGCAGCCGATCGGCGCCGTCCTCGCGTTCGCGTTCGTCCGGTACGCCCGCGAATTGCTCCCGTTCGGCTTCGGCTTCGCCGCGGGTGCGATGATCTATCTCGTTCTCTCGGAGTTCATCCCCGAAGCGCTGGACGTCGGTCGCGAGCTTCCTCGCGGCGGGAAGCCGGAGCTGGTGGCCGGGATCCTTACTGGCGCGCTGGTCATGGCTCCGCTCGCCTTCTTTTGA
- a CDS encoding DUF5789 family protein — MADDKKGRDKQADDEERRQRERELEEARDRADEPEPVHDETGDRLGSFDEVLENQEYPTTTDEVIESHGEHEIETREGWKSIGEVLEPVDNERYDSATDVRDRIQGLIHRG; from the coding sequence ATGGCAGACGACAAAAAGGGCCGAGACAAGCAAGCGGACGACGAAGAGCGGCGCCAGCGAGAGCGGGAACTCGAGGAAGCGCGTGACCGGGCCGACGAACCCGAACCGGTACACGACGAAACCGGCGATAGGCTCGGGAGCTTCGACGAAGTTCTCGAGAACCAGGAATATCCGACGACGACGGACGAAGTGATAGAGTCCCACGGCGAACACGAGATCGAAACGCGAGAGGGGTGGAAATCCATCGGCGAGGTGCTCGAACCGGTCGATAACGAACGGTACGACTCCGCTACCGACGTCCGAGACCGGATACAGGGCCTGATACATCGCGGATGA
- a CDS encoding BtrH N-terminal domain-containing protein, which translates to MVRVDDYTHHTGRHCGSTSLRNLSGHYGWGYDEETCFGLAAGLGFTYFELPESPHRAFFGRPPRLEPAFFDRLAIDVESHEGDGWETTLERIRAAVTADDPVLVFTDIYYLDYFGTDTHFAPHALLCVGVDEERGTALLSDSEFDELQEVPLERLRAAMTSDHVLPLRNRHLVVTDPEPDRTVADAAPEAVAEMARSMLEPSERDRGVAFGTQGIESIRRLADDLPSWTALEDPQWTARFAYQNVERRGTGGGAFRRLYADFLDRVIDAAPALPDDAPSRMHAIAADWTAVGETLETASERDDPDAMERALVDASESIREIADRETRLYEELRSELG; encoded by the coding sequence ATGGTCCGCGTCGACGACTACACTCACCACACCGGCCGCCACTGTGGCTCGACGTCGCTTCGGAACCTCTCCGGCCACTACGGCTGGGGCTACGACGAGGAGACCTGCTTCGGGCTCGCCGCCGGACTCGGCTTCACGTACTTCGAACTCCCCGAGAGCCCGCACCGGGCGTTCTTCGGCCGACCGCCGCGCCTCGAGCCCGCCTTCTTCGACCGACTCGCGATCGACGTCGAGTCCCACGAGGGCGACGGCTGGGAGACGACGCTCGAGCGGATTCGCGCCGCCGTCACCGCCGACGATCCGGTGCTGGTCTTCACCGACATCTACTACCTCGATTACTTCGGGACGGACACCCACTTCGCGCCCCACGCGCTGCTCTGCGTCGGTGTCGACGAGGAGCGGGGAACGGCACTGCTCTCGGACAGCGAGTTCGACGAGCTACAGGAGGTCCCCCTCGAGCGACTCCGCGCGGCGATGACGTCGGATCACGTCCTCCCGCTTCGGAACCGTCACCTCGTGGTCACCGATCCCGAACCGGATCGCACCGTGGCGGACGCCGCACCCGAGGCGGTCGCCGAGATGGCCCGTTCGATGCTCGAGCCGAGCGAGCGGGATCGGGGCGTCGCCTTCGGTACGCAGGGGATCGAGTCGATTCGCCGACTCGCCGACGACCTTCCGTCGTGGACCGCCCTCGAGGACCCGCAGTGGACGGCCCGCTTCGCCTACCAGAACGTCGAGCGGCGGGGAACCGGCGGGGGCGCGTTCCGCCGGCTGTACGCCGATTTCCTCGACCGCGTGATCGACGCGGCACCGGCGCTGCCGGACGATGCGCCGTCGCGAATGCACGCCATTGCAGCCGACTGGACCGCCGTCGGGGAGACGCTCGAGACGGCGAGCGAGCGAGACGATCCCGACGCGATGGAGCGGGCGCTGGTCGATGCCAGCGAGTCGATCCGCGAGATCGCGGATCGCGAGACGCGGTTGTACGAGGAGCTTCGGTCCGAACTCGGCTAA
- a CDS encoding DUF7557 family protein — translation MTSTLEISDHLMERLDSHREEGQSREEFVEELVSIYETEGTFMQEGYSE, via the coding sequence ATGACCAGTACACTCGAGATCAGCGACCACCTCATGGAACGACTCGACAGCCACCGCGAGGAAGGACAGTCCCGCGAGGAGTTCGTCGAAGAACTCGTCTCGATCTACGAGACCGAAGGGACGTTCATGCAGGAGGGCTACTCCGAATGA